One Marasmius oreades isolate 03SP1 chromosome 2, whole genome shotgun sequence DNA segment encodes these proteins:
- the BGL1B_1 gene encoding Beta-glucosidase 1B (CAZy:GH1): protein MTMKLPPGFLFGYATASYQIEGSPSSDGRGPSIWDTFSHRPGKIADGANGDIATDSYLMWKDDIELLQSYGANAYRFSISWSRIIPLGGRGDAVNWEGVKFYRTMIEELVKKGITPCVTLYHWDLPQALHDRYTGWLDRRIIDDFVTYAEVCFREFGDLVKHWITLNEPWCISVLGYGHGVFAPGRCSDRTRSNEGDSGREPWIVAHNLILAHASVVDFYRRKFKDSQNGSIGITLDALWYMPFDETQADDIVAAQRAIDTRLGWFAVRQTSCPDNSG, encoded by the exons ATGACGATGAAGCTCCCTCCAGGTTTTCTCTTCGGGTATGCCACAG CGAGCTATCAAATTGAAGGATCACCATCGTCTGACGGTCGTGGGCCTTCGATATGGGATACATTTTCTCATCGACCCGGGAAGATTGCAGACGGCGCGAATGGAGATATTGCGACAGATTCTTACTTGATGTGGAAAGATGATATCGAGTTACTCCAGTCGTATGGCGCAAATGCATACAGGTTCTCTATCTCATGGTCTCGAATCATTCCTTTGGGAGGTCGTGGTGATGCAGTCAATTGGGAGGGAGTAAAATTCTATCGGACCATGATTGAGGAATTGGTGAAGAAGGGGATAACACCTTGTGTC ACTTTGTATCACTGGGATCTTCCGCAAGCTCTGCACGACCGATATACAGGATGGCTGGACAGAAGGATTATTGACGACTTCGTGACTTATGCTGAAGTGTGTTTTAGGGAGTTCGGGGATCTGGTCAAGCATTG GATCACCCTTAATGAGCCATGGTGCATTTCTGTTCTGGGTTATGGTCATGGCGTCTTTGCACCAGGACGTTGCAGTGACAGGACGCGTTCTAACGAAGGAGATTCTGGCCGAGAGCCATGGAT CGTGGCACATAATCTAATCTTGGCGCATGCATCCGTAGTTGATTTTTATAGGAGGAAGTTCAAGGATTCACAGAACGGTTCTATTGGGATTACCCTCGATGCTCTCTGGTACATGCCATTCGACGAAACTCAAGCAGACG ATATCGTGGCTGCTCAACGAGCGATCGATACCAGACTGG GATGGTTTGCGGTGAGACAGACCTCTTGTCCAGATAACAGTGGATGA
- the BGL1B_2 gene encoding Beta-glucosidase 1B: MLGDRLPEFTEEERTLVKGSSDFFGLNTYTSNLVQPGGNDEFNGKVKTTFTRKDGSQLGTQADVPWLQDYPDGFRELLNYIWKTYKKPIYVTENGFSVKGEANEKPEEAVNDTGRVDYFCGYTNALLRAVNEDGVDVRSYLAWSLLDNFEWAEGYRVRYGVTFVDFTTQKRYPKASSKFLAQWYQSAL, encoded by the exons ATGCTTGGTGATCGACTTCCTGAGTTTACGGAGGAGGAACGAACACTCGTCAAGGGATCTTCTGACTTTTTCGGACTCAACACTTATACGAGCAACCTAGTCC AGCCGGGAGGTAACGATGAATTCAACGGGAAAGTTAAAACTACTTTCACCCGGAAAGATGGGAGCCAGTTAGGTACTCAAG CGGACGTTCCGTGGCTGCAAGACT ATCCCGACGGGTTCAGAGAA CTGCTTAACTATATCTGGAAG ACGTACAAGAAGCCTATATA TGTCACCGAAAACGGATTCTCCGTTAAAGGCGAAGCTAATGAGAAACCAGAAGAGGCTGTCAATGACACGGGTCGCGTTGACTATTTTTGTGGCTACACTAATGCGTTACTCCGGGCAGTGAACGAGGATGGCGTCGATGTTAGATCCTACCTCGCTTGGA GTCTTCTGGACAATTTTGAGTGGGCTGAAGGCTATCGAGTTCGCTATGGGGTGACCTTTGTCGATTTTACGACGCAGAAGCGATATCCCAAGGCCTCATCGAAGTTCCTTGCTCAG TGGTACCAATCAGCGTTGTGA
- a CDS encoding uncharacterized protein (CAZy:AA1) has protein sequence MRKIELLQISVLMAQGALAATVHEVWWNLTYVENVNPDGLAERRAIGVNGTWPPPPVSVNATDDLVVHVYNSLDAPSSLHHHGMFFNGSSWMDGAVGVTECGIPPGGTFDYLVPISSSGQWGTYWVHAHASGQYVDGLRAPLAIHPPKEAYTYDEEFTVVLGDWYHTEHSVLLNDFISIKNPGGAEPVPGQYFEACYRYAITLTRTDSGLVYFAQNASYLPPISGRTPSKVTSSVGFNENATLPFQPGRTYRLRVVNTSAFAMFYFWIDGHDMRIIEVDGTDVEESPINMLSVTVAQRYSVLVTARDDTNSNWAIHANMNTDMFDSIPPALNPNITSSVTYSASASLTSETVVNYSVVNDIALVPIEKIAAPPATKTIELEVSFDTMDDGTNRAMFNKITYNPPNTPAILSALTLGHDAVVQKAYGDLSFVVGENNDQFDVVDLVVKNGDAGVHPFHLHGHKSFLVNRADDYTSTDPTLNPPTPIANLTNPMRRDTFHIPSGASATLRFVADNPGVWLFHCHIEWHLEAGLAIQIIEAPLRLQSGNGNSSAIAPPQKLIDNCRTLHKPVSGNAAGNNGADDLRGLKTGPFPQKLGWRPRGIGAMAGCVLTAVLGVLTLIWYSVGDVSEEEMEREVIESLDKRKEEAEKK, from the exons ATGCGAAAAATCGAACTCCTTCAAATTTCTGTCCTGATGGCTCAGGGCGCACTGGCTGCTACCGTACATGAAGTCTGGTGGAACCTCACCTACGTAGAGAATGTCAACCCAGATGGGCTTGCTGAACGACGTGCGATTGGGGTAAATGGAACTTGGCC ACCTCCACCTGTCTCGGTCAATGCAACAGATGATCTCGTCGTTCACGTCTACAACTCACTCGATGCACCAAGTAGCTTGCACCACCATGGCATGTTTTTCAATGGGAGTTCCTGGATGGACGGAGCTGTGGGTGTTACGGAGTG TGGAATACCACCTGGCGGAACCTTCGACTACTTGGTTCCAATCAGTTCATCTGGTCAATGGGGAACTTACTGGGTTCATGCTCATGCTAGT GGCCAATACGTTGACGGACTACGCGCTCCTCTGGCGATCCATCCTCCTAAGGAAGCATACACATATGACGAAGAGTTCACGGTAGTCCTCGGGGACTGGTACCATACTGAGCATTCCGTTCTTTTGAACGACTTCATCAGCATCAAGAATCCAGGAGGAGCGGAACCTGTTCCTGGTCAGTACTTTGAAGCTTGTTATCGTTATGCAATAACTTTGACCCGCACAGATTCTGGCCTCGTGTATTTCGCTCAGAACGCCTCGTACCTGCCCCCGATTTCCGGTAGAACTCCTTCCAAAGTGACTTCTTCCGTTGGTTTTAACGAGAACGCAACACTTCCTTTCCAACCCGGAAGGACCTATCGTTTACGCGTTGTAAACACGTCTGCGTTTGCAATGTTCTACTTTTGGATCGATGGTCACGATATGAGGATT ATTGAAGTGGACGGAACGGATGTTGAAGAATCCCCTATCAACATGCTCAGTGTCACGGTAGCACAGAGGTACTCCGTGTTGGTTACCGCTCGAGACGACACGAATTCCAACTGGGCGATTCATGCGAACATGAATACAGATATGTTTGATTCAATTCCACCTGCCCTCAACCCGA ATATAACCTCCTCGGTAACTTATTCAGCTTCAGCCTCATTAACTAGTGAAACGGTGGTCAATTATTCGGTGGTGAATGACATCGCCCTCGTTCCGATTGAGAAGATCGCCGCACCTCCCGCCACGAAGACTATCGAGCTCGAAGTTTCCTTTGACACGATGGACGACGGAACCAACAGGGCTATGTTCAATAAGATCACCTACAATCCACCTAACACTCCTGCGATTTTAAGTGCACTTACACTTGGACATGATGCCGTCGTTCAGAAGGCATACGGAGATCTTAGCTTCGTAGTAGGAGAGAACAACGATCAGTTTGATGTCGTGGACTTGGTTGTCAAAAACGGTGATGCCGGGGTCCATCCTTT CCACCTCCACGGACACAAATCCTTCCTCGTCAATCGCGCCGACGACTACACCTCAACCGACCCAACCCTCAATCCACCCACCCCAATAGCCAATCTGACAAATCCAATGCGAAGAGACACGTTCCATATCCCATCAGGCGCATCCGCAACACTGAGATTCGTCGCTGATAATCCTGGAGTTTGGTTATTTCACT GTCATATAGAATGGCATTTAGAAGCTGGTCTTGCGATTCAAATAATAGAAGCACCTCTTCGTCTGCAATCGGGAAACGGTAACTCCAGTGCGATTGCTCCTCCCCAAAAGTTGATAGATAACTGCCGAACGCTTCATAAACCTGTTTCTGGTAATGCAGCTGGGAATAATGGTGCAGATGATCTGCGGGGACTCAAGACGGGGCCGTTCCCGCAAAAGTTGGGATGGAGACCTCGAGGGATTGGTGCGATGGCGGGGTGTGTTTTGACGGCAGTCTTAGGTGTGCTGACGTTGATTTGGTATTCTGTTGGGGATGTATCGGAGgaagagatggaaagagAGGTTATTGAGAGTTTGGATAAGCGGAAGGAGGAGGCGGAGAAGAAGTAG